The Cetobacterium sp. 8H DNA window TTTATTTCTAAATGCTTATGTAGAGTGTTTCTTACTCCTCCAACCTCTTTAATCATCTCTAAGAAATATTCCTCTATTAATTCTGCCATCCCAATCTGAACTAAATCTACTCCAAATATATCTTTATTAGAAAGTATTTTATCTAAACTTGATTTCTTATAACTACTTAAATTCAAATACTCAATCTCTTTGAAGCTTTCTTTTAATTCTTCTAACAATGGATCGCTACTTAAAGGCATGCTTGCACCTGCGTCATCTACTTCCATTAAGTATCTCATCCAACCAGCTATAACCAAAGGTATATATCTCAATCTTTTTACATCTAAATTTTCATTTTCAATATAAGCTTTGATAGTTTCTCCAAATCTAATTCCTACTTTTTGTGATGTATCTGTAGCTATTCTTTGTGGCTGATCTGGTATAAATGGATTTGAAAATCTCTCCTCTAAAACCTCTTCTAAAAACTTCTTTGGATTAATTATTTTAGGATCTTCAACAACTATTAAAGATTCTTTATATCCAATTTTTCTCACTAATGTACTTAGCTCCAAATCTTGCATACAATCTGCAATACTTTTTTTATTTAACAAACAACCATATATAGCTAAAGTTGTATGTAGAGGATTTAAGCATGTTGTTACCTTCATTCTTTCAACTTTTTCGACTAATTCTCTATTAGTTAAAATAACTCCCGCTTCTTCAAATTTTGGTCTTCCATTTGGAAACTTATCTTCAACAACAAAATACTCAGGTACTTCTGCATTTACAAAAGGTGCTGTAAAAGAATTCTTTTTAGTTATAATTATATCCATATTTTTCAATCCTAAACTCTCTAAAAACTCTTTAATTTCCAATGATGGTCTAGGTGTTATTTTATCTATCATCGTTATTGGATAGCTTACTTTTTTTTCATTTTGCAAGTAATCTAAAAATGACTTATCTACCAGACTATTTTTTATCCATTCATTTACTATTATTTCTATAGCCTCTTTTATTTTATCACCATTTGCCGAACAATTATCCATACTAAGTAAAGATATTGGGGCTTGATTTTTCTTATAACGTAAATATAATAAATAGGCTATTTTTGTCATCAAATGCTTTGGTTCTTTAATTCCATTTTTGAAATCTTCCTCTATAACATCTAAATATAAACCTTTGGTATTTTTTAAATTATAGCCTTTTTCTGTTATAGTAAAACTAATTATTTGTAAATTTTCATTTGTACATATCTCTTCTAATCTTTTGTTTTTATCAGTAGTTGCATCAATGCTTTCAACTATACTAGATATTATTTCTGATTTAAACTCTCCCTTTTTATCTAAAGTAACTAATACAGTTTCATTATTATATGGATTAAATACCTTTTCAATAATTTCTCCATCAAAAGTTTCCGCAACAATAATTCCAGTATCCTCTAATCCTTTTTCTAGTAAAGTTTGCTGAACTTTTCCCATATATCCTCTAAATATATTTCCTGCTCCAAAATGTAGCCATTTAGGAGACTTTGAAGTTTTTTCCTTTAACTTAATTATATCAAAATTTGGATGAGTAATATTTCTTATCATAAACATTATCCCCTCTTCTCTTGTCTATTTAAACTATCCCATATCCCCCACATATACATTATTCCGAGAGCTCTATCATATAATCCATATCCTGGTCTACACTTCTCACCCCATATGTGTCTACCATGATCCGGTCTAGCATATCCTTCAAATCCAGCTTCATGATAAGCTTTTACAACATCATATATATCAATAGATCCATCACATGTTCTATGTGAAGTTTCTATAAAATCTCCATTTTCATATATCTTTACATTTCTAATATGAGTAAATGGTATTCTATCTGAAAATTCTCTTACAATAGCTGGAATATCGTTTTCTGGACTTGCACCTAAAGAACCTGAACAAAGAGTTAATCCATTTGATGGACTATCAACCAATTCTAATAATCTCTTTAAATTTTTTCCTGATGTCATAAGTCTAGGTAATCCAAATATTGACCAAGGTGGATCATCTGGATGAATTGCCATTTTTATTCCATTTATTTCTGCTACTGGAATAATTTGTTCTAGGAAATATTTTAAATTCTCCCATAATTTTTCTTCATCTACTTCTTTATATGCTTCAAATAAGTTCTCTAATTTTTCAAATTTTTCAGGTTCCCAACCTGGCATTGTGTAGCCTTCACTTCCCTTACTTACATTCTTTATAAGCTCCATTGGATCTACATTTTTTACTTTTGCATTTTCATAAAATAAAGCGGTTGATCCATCTTCTAATTCTTTAAATAAGTCTGTTCTTGTCCAATCAAATACTGGCATAAAATTATAACAAATTACTTTAACTCCAACTTTAGACAAATTCTCAATAGTTTTTTTATAGTTTTCTATATATTTTTCTCTTGTTGGTAATCCTAATTTTATGTCTTCATGAACATTGACACTTTCAACTACATCTATATGTAATCCTGCTTTTTCAGCTTGATTTTTTATTTCTACTATTCTTTCCATCGGCCAAACATCTCCAACAGGAACATCATGCAATGCCCATACAACTCCTTCTACTCCTGGAATTTGTTTGATTTGAGATAATTCAACACTATCATTACCTTCTCCATACCATCTAAATGTCATCTTCATGATTTTTTCTCCCTCATCTAAAATGTTAGTACTATTTTACAAATTTCATTTGGTTTATTTTCTATTAAATCCATAGCCTTATCAACATCTTCAAAATGTATAACATTTGATATCAATTTCTTAGCTTGTAATTTTCTATTATTAAATAGTTGAACAACATTTTCAAATTTATGTGTTTGATGTCTTGATCCTCTAATATCTAGTTCTTTTATTGTTATACCTAATTGAGCAATTTCAGATGTATCTTTTGAAAATCCTAAACACATAACTCTTCCTGCAACAGATGTTATTTCAATAGCCTGTTCAAATGTTTTTGGTAAACAAACTGCATCTATAGTAACATTTGATCCCATCCCTTTTGTTATATCTTTCACTTTAGCTAATGGATCTTCTAAATTTGGATTTATTACATAATCAGCACCTAACTCTTTAGCTACTTGTAACCTTTTTTCATTAAAATCTGATATTATGCATATCCCACCTTTTAATTTAGCCATCTCTAAAACACATAACCCTATCGGACCAGCACCAATTATGAAAACATAATCATCCTTTCTTATATCGGCTCTCCAAGTTATTTGATCAGCTATTGTATACGGTTCTATCATCGCTGCTTCTTCCCAAGAAATTGAATCATCAAATTTAAATATATTTTTTCTTGGAGCTACATAATATTGCTGAAAACCACCATCTACATGGCATCCTCTAACTTTTAAGCTTGCACATGCATTTGGTCTTCCTGATTTACATGCATAACATTCTCCACATGCTATCATTGGTTCTATAACAACTTTATCTCCTATTTTTAAATCATCAACTTCCTTTCCAATATCTATAACTTCTCCAACCATTTCATGTCCTATTACTCTTGGATAAGTTGCCACTGGAGAAGTCCCATGATATATATGAACATCTGATCCACATATTCCTGCTGCTTTTATTCTTACTAGAACATCTGTTGCTTCAGATATTTTAGGTATTTCTCTTTCTACTATTTGTAATTCTTTTGGTTTAGACACTATTATCGCTTTCATTTTTTCCTCCTATTGCTTAGCTTTTTGAACTTCTTCTATTAATTCAGTTCCATTTTTCTTACTAAATTCTTCCCAAATATATTTCGTTCTTTCAATAAAAGGTTCTATAGAATCAACTTTATTAAAAACAACTCCATGATTTTTTAAATTATCAATAATATCATTTTCTTTTTCTGTCCATAATTTTCTTTGGAAATTTTGAGCATCCTTAGCAGCATTTTTTACTATATTTTGCTCCTGAGGTGTTAATTTCGAATAAACTTTTTTAGACATTAATAAAACATCTGGAGCCATTAAGTGATTTGTTTCAGAAAAATACTTTGTTACTTCATATAATTTTAATGAATATAATGTTGTTGGACTATTTTCCCAACCATCTAAAACGCCTTGCTCTAAAGCTCCATAAACTTCGCCTTGCTCCATAGGAGTAGCAATTGCTCCCATAGCATTTCCAATAGCTATCGTTACATTTGATGGTTGAACTCTAATTTTTAGCCCCTTTAAATCTTCAGGTTTATAAATTGGTTTTTTATTATTCATTATACTTCTACTTCCACCATCTAACCAAAATAAAGGCACAAATCCTTTATCTTCAAGTTTTTCTCCAATCATTTCACCTGGTTTTCCATCAAGAGCGGCATGTAAATGCTCTGTACTTTGGAACATATATGGTAAAGAAACAATTTCTGCTTGAGGAACAAATTGAGCTAATGGTCCTGCAGTTACCATAACCATCTCTAAAGTTCCTAATAATAACCCTTCTAATCCATCTCTGTTACCACCAAGCTGAGAACTATTAAAAACTTTTACATCCAACTCTCCATTTGTTTCTGACTTTACTTTATCAGCAAAATATTGTAATGCTTCTACTGATGGATTATCACCTGGTAAAGTTGTTGATATTTTTAAAGTTTTTGCCGCAAATGACTCAATTGATAAAGCTAACATTAAAGTTGCTACTTTGATTATTGATAAATATTTTTTCATAAATATCCCCTCACTTTTTATTTTTTTATTTTATATATCCTAATACTCTTGGTAAAAATGTTGTTATTGCTGGTATAAATGTTATTAAAATCAGTACAATTATCATAGTTAATATATATTTTAAATAAGTTCCTAAAACTTCACCTAAAGAAGCCTCTGATATTCCAGTTGATACAAATAAGGTTATACCTACAGGTGGAGTACATTGACCTATTGCCATATTTACTATTGTCATAAGACCAAAGTGAATTGGATGAATACCTAATTTCATAATTATTGGAAATACTATAGGTATTACTATAATTATTATAGGTGTTATGTCTAAAAATGTACCCATAAATAGCATTAATCCATTTACTAAAAATAAAATAACCCATTTATTCGTTGAAACTCCAAATATAAACTCTGATATTTTTGCTGGAATACTTTCAGCTGTTAATATCCACCCAAAACTTGAAGCTGCAGCAATACATAAAACTACTACTCCTGTTGTTGTTGCTGTTGATAATAGTATTTTAGGTAAATCTTTCATTTTCAACTCCTTATATATAAACATTCCAACAACAAATGCATATATTGCAGCTACTACTGATGCTTCACTTGGAGTAAAAATTCCACCTACTATTCCACCTACTATTATTACCATTGTCATAATTGCCAAAATTGCATCTTTAAATGCATTCCAAATCTCTTTTAATGATGCTTTCGGTTCTGGTTCTAATTTTCTAACCACAGCAAATATATAACTTGTTATCATTAGAGCTACTCCCATAAGAATTCCTGGTAATATTCCACCAGCAAATAAAGCTCCTATTGAAATATTCGCAGTTACTCCTAATAATATCATAGGTATACTCGGAGGAATTATTATCCCTATTGATCCCGCTGTTGCCATAACTGAAGTTGCAACATCTTTTCCATATCCTTTTTTTATCATAGCTGGAATTAATATACTACCTACAGCTGCAGTATCTGCAGCTGCAGCTCCTGAAATACCCGCAAAAAACATAGCTCCCAAAATACTTGCAAATGTTAATCCACCCCTAATATGTCCAACCATACAAGAGGCAAACTTAACTAATCGTCTTGATATACCACCATTCTCCATAAAGCCACCTGCCAATATAAAAAATGGAATCGCAACCAAAGTAAATGAACTACTAGAAGTATACATTCTTTGAATTATAGATATTAAGCTTATATCACTTGCAAAACCTAATGCAGTCATAGAAGATATTGCTAAAGCAAAGGATACTGGCATTTGAAGTACTAAAAAAATAACAAATGATGAAAATAATAAAAAGGCCATATTTATTCTCCTCCTTGTTTTATATTAGAATGTAAATCTGTTAACAAGTGAATAAACATAAAAAAACCAGATAATGGAACGACCATACAAGGCCAAAACATTGTAAATGGCATTACTGACATCGTTTGAAATCTATTTATTGATGCAAATTCATATCCATCTTTCATCATTAAAATCGTAAAAATTATCATTAATATTTTTATAAAAATGAAAATTATTCCTCTTATATTTGGAGATAACTTTGAAGTAAATAAATCTACTTCAAAGTGCTTATTTTTAGCTAATGCAAATGCGGCTCCTAAAAAACTTACCCAAATAAAAGAATATGTCAATAACTCCTCAGACCAAGATATTGGTTTTTTTATAACAAATCTTGATAAAATTTGAAGTGCAGCTAAAACTACCATCTCTAATATCAAAAACATTAATACTGTTTTTTCAAATCTTATTATTATAGAATTTAATCTCTCCAATAATGAAATTTTATTCTTAATCTCATTCAACAACAATACATCTTCAGTCATAAAATTTCTCCTTAATTACATAGATTTTATTTTATTCCAAACCTCTTCATGAACAGGAATTCCTAATTGTAAATTTTCATTTCTTTTTATTTTTTCAAGTTCACCTGGATAAAAAATAGTTCCATCTTTTTCAACTGGGTCTGATCCTTTTATATAATCTATTGTACTATTTACTATATTTTCCATAGCTTCAGTTCCAGCTATTCTTTCAGCATCGATGGCTATTAAAACTTGTGACAAAGCAAACTCATCTCCGCCCAATTTTCCAACTTCTTCACAACTATTTCCGCCAGATAATACTGCTGCT harbors:
- a CDS encoding mannitol dehydrogenase family protein yields the protein MIRNITHPNFDIIKLKEKTSKSPKWLHFGAGNIFRGYMGKVQQTLLEKGLEDTGIIVAETFDGEIIEKVFNPYNNETVLVTLDKKGEFKSEIISSIVESIDATTDKNKRLEEICTNENLQIISFTITEKGYNLKNTKGLYLDVIEEDFKNGIKEPKHLMTKIAYLLYLRYKKNQAPISLLSMDNCSANGDKIKEAIEIIVNEWIKNSLVDKSFLDYLQNEKKVSYPITMIDKITPRPSLEIKEFLESLGLKNMDIIITKKNSFTAPFVNAEVPEYFVVEDKFPNGRPKFEEAGVILTNRELVEKVERMKVTTCLNPLHTTLAIYGCLLNKKSIADCMQDLELSTLVRKIGYKESLIVVEDPKIINPKKFLEEVLEERFSNPFIPDQPQRIATDTSQKVGIRFGETIKAYIENENLDVKRLRYIPLVIAGWMRYLMEVDDAGASMPLSSDPLLEELKESFKEIEYLNLSSYKKSSLDKILSNKDIFGVDLVQIGMAELIEEYFLEMIKEVGGVRNTLHKHLEIK
- a CDS encoding TRAP transporter large permease; translated protein: MAFLLFSSFVIFLVLQMPVSFALAISSMTALGFASDISLISIIQRMYTSSSSFTLVAIPFFILAGGFMENGGISRRLVKFASCMVGHIRGGLTFASILGAMFFAGISGAAAADTAAVGSILIPAMIKKGYGKDVATSVMATAGSIGIIIPPSIPMILLGVTANISIGALFAGGILPGILMGVALMITSYIFAVVRKLEPEPKASLKEIWNAFKDAILAIMTMVIIVGGIVGGIFTPSEASVVAAIYAFVVGMFIYKELKMKDLPKILLSTATTTGVVVLCIAAASSFGWILTAESIPAKISEFIFGVSTNKWVILFLVNGLMLFMGTFLDITPIIIIVIPIVFPIIMKLGIHPIHFGLMTIVNMAIGQCTPPVGITLFVSTGISEASLGEVLGTYLKYILTMIIVLILITFIPAITTFLPRVLGYIK
- a CDS encoding zinc-binding alcohol dehydrogenase family protein, which codes for MKAIIVSKPKELQIVEREIPKISEATDVLVRIKAAGICGSDVHIYHGTSPVATYPRVIGHEMVGEVIDIGKEVDDLKIGDKVVIEPMIACGECYACKSGRPNACASLKVRGCHVDGGFQQYYVAPRKNIFKFDDSISWEEAAMIEPYTIADQITWRADIRKDDYVFIIGAGPIGLCVLEMAKLKGGICIISDFNEKRLQVAKELGADYVINPNLEDPLAKVKDITKGMGSNVTIDAVCLPKTFEQAIEITSVAGRVMCLGFSKDTSEIAQLGITIKELDIRGSRHQTHKFENVVQLFNNRKLQAKKLISNVIHFEDVDKAMDLIENKPNEICKIVLTF
- the uxuA gene encoding mannonate dehydratase; translation: MKMTFRWYGEGNDSVELSQIKQIPGVEGVVWALHDVPVGDVWPMERIVEIKNQAEKAGLHIDVVESVNVHEDIKLGLPTREKYIENYKKTIENLSKVGVKVICYNFMPVFDWTRTDLFKELEDGSTALFYENAKVKNVDPMELIKNVSKGSEGYTMPGWEPEKFEKLENLFEAYKEVDEEKLWENLKYFLEQIIPVAEINGIKMAIHPDDPPWSIFGLPRLMTSGKNLKRLLELVDSPSNGLTLCSGSLGASPENDIPAIVREFSDRIPFTHIRNVKIYENGDFIETSHRTCDGSIDIYDVVKAYHEAGFEGYARPDHGRHIWGEKCRPGYGLYDRALGIMYMWGIWDSLNRQEKRG
- a CDS encoding TRAP transporter substrate-binding protein, with translation MKKYLSIIKVATLMLALSIESFAAKTLKISTTLPGDNPSVEALQYFADKVKSETNGELDVKVFNSSQLGGNRDGLEGLLLGTLEMVMVTAGPLAQFVPQAEIVSLPYMFQSTEHLHAALDGKPGEMIGEKLEDKGFVPLFWLDGGSRSIMNNKKPIYKPEDLKGLKIRVQPSNVTIAIGNAMGAIATPMEQGEVYGALEQGVLDGWENSPTTLYSLKLYEVTKYFSETNHLMAPDVLLMSKKVYSKLTPQEQNIVKNAAKDAQNFQRKLWTEKENDIIDNLKNHGVVFNKVDSIEPFIERTKYIWEEFSKKNGTELIEEVQKAKQ
- a CDS encoding TRAP transporter small permease, with protein sequence MTEDVLLLNEIKNKISLLERLNSIIIRFEKTVLMFLILEMVVLAALQILSRFVIKKPISWSEELLTYSFIWVSFLGAAFALAKNKHFEVDLFTSKLSPNIRGIIFIFIKILMIIFTILMMKDGYEFASINRFQTMSVMPFTMFWPCMVVPLSGFFMFIHLLTDLHSNIKQGGE